A genomic segment from Fusarium fujikuroi IMI 58289 draft genome, chromosome FFUJ_chr04 encodes:
- a CDS encoding related to DNA ligase (ATP): MPSPTKKRKLNNGTKSSTPARGLEYFFSKQKQNDTESSKNSRTEENAEGISSDAATELTDEELARKLQAEWDQEVANTPQNTLQAQALQLPSKHIESVSRDESPSPAGPKPKPPVTLPTSLNKPGILTSTKPTLSLQAAGMAEDTTTTSIALDETPLTFDPSEYLDQLKEHWASEGGNASYALLTRCFILINGTTSRIKIVDTLVNCLRVLIEGDPTSLLPAVWLATNAISPPYISMELGLGGSAISKALRNVCGLDNRALKAIYDKYGDAGDVAFEAKKKQSFTLRKPKPLTIKGVYETLVKIASSQGQGSSETKQRLVDRLLQDARGGEESRFIVRTLSQHLRIGAVKTTMLIALSRAFLLSRPPGADFPLKSVSDLAKLKKEDLAEIWGRAEEIVKACFARRPNYNDLVPVLLEIGISEELLIRCGLTMHIPLRPMLGSITRDLSEMLTKLQGRDFACEFKYDGQRAQIHCDEGGKVSIFSRHLEVMTDKYPDLVELIPKIRGEGVDSFIMEGEVVAVDRETGELKNFQTLTNRARKDVEIGSITVDVCMFAFDLMYLNGQPLLDRPFRERRELLRSLFTEIPHHFTWVQSLDATSADSESVLEFFKAATDIKCEGIMVKILDNLPTVPCTEEADGDGLDGTNKLLTPKSKSKGKAKSRGKKDENGETKAKTRRKPLLATYEPDKRLDSWLKVKKDYNASFDTLDLIPVAGWHGQGRKAKWWSPILMACRNEETGSLEAVCKCMSGFTDAFYKANRQFYDDGEESGELKNTRTKQPAFVEYSGPRPDIWFEPQEVWEMAFADITLSPTYTAAIGLVSDERGLSLRFPRFMKKREDKSLEEASTNDFLAGLWRKQEAKAETTKSETGVEAEEAEEVDD; this comes from the exons ATGCCCAGTCCAACCAAGAAACGGAAGCTCAACAACGGCAccaaatcatcaacaccagcccGTGGTCTTGAGTACTTCTTTTCAAAGCAAAAACAGAATGACACAGAGTCAAGTAAAAATTCAAGGACAGAAGAAAACGCTGAAGGTATATCAAGTGATGCTGCTACAGAATTAACAGACGAAGAATTAGCTAGGAAGCTTCAAGCAGAATGGGACCAGGAAGTTGCAAACACACCACAGAACACACTACAAGCGCAGGCACTTCAGCTCCCGAGCAAACACATCGAGTCAGTATCTCGAGATGAAAGCCCTAGTCCTGCAGGCCCAAAGCCGAAGCCCCCAGTCACCCTCCCAACATCTCTCAACAAGCCTGGCATACTCACCTCTACAAAACCTACACTGAGTCTTCAGGCAGCAGGCATGGCTGAAGATACGACCACCACATCAATAGCTCTGGACGAAACTCCTCTGACATTCGACCCATCTGAGTATCTGGACCAACTGAAGGAGCACTGGGCCTCTGAAGGCGGCAATGCGTCATATGCCCTTCTCACACGCTGCTTTATTCTCATTAACGGCACTACAAGCCGGATTAAGATTGTAGATACCCTTGTAAACTGCTTAAGAGTTCTTATTGAGGGAGATCCAACCAGCTTACTACCAGCT GTATGGTTGGCAACGAATGCAATCTCACCTCCTTATATCTCTATGGAACTCGGACTGGGCGGCTCAGCGATATCAAAAGCATTACGGAACGTTTGTGGACTAGACAACCGAGCTTTAAAGGCCATTTACGACAAATATGGAGATGCCGGAGATGTGGCTtttgaagccaagaaaaaGCAGAGCTTCACTCTCAGAAAACCAAAACCCCTCACGATCAAGGGCGTCTATGAAACCCTGGTGAAAATTGCCAGCAGTCAAGGGCAGGGTAGTTCCGAAACGAAGCAAAGATTGGTAGATCGGTTACTGCAAGACGCTCGCGGTGGTGAAGAGAGTCGATTCATTGTGCGAACACTTTCTCAACAT TTGCGTATTGGTGCTGTAAAAACAACGATGCTAATTGCTTTATCACGGGCCTTTTTGCTCTCACGCCCACCGGGGGCCGACTTCCCCCTGAAATCGGTATCTGATCTTGCAAAGCTCAAAAAAGAAGATTTGGCTGAAATTTGGGGTCGGGCTGAGGAGATAGTCAAGGCTTGCTTTGCGAGGCGCCCGAATTACAACGATCTTGTGCCCGTTCTCCTAGAGATTGGAATTTCCGAGGAATTACTAATACGGTGTGGTCTTACCATGCATATACCGCTACGACCTATGCTCGGGAGCATCACCAGAGACTTGTCCGAGATGCTCACAAAGCTACAGGGCCGAGACTTTGCGTGCGAGTTCAAGTACGATGGACAGAGAGCGCAAATACACTGTGATGAGGGTGGAAAAGTCAGCATCTTCTCGCGTCACTTGGAGGTCATGACAGACAAATATCCTGACTTGGTTGAGCTGATACCTAAGATACGCGGAGAGGGCGTTGATAGCTTCATCATGGAAGGTGAAGTTGTCGCAGTTGATCGTGAAACTGGTGAGCTCAAGAATTTCCAAACACTCACAAACCGAGCAAGAAAAGATGTCGAAATCGGAAGTATCACTGTGGACGTTTGCATGTTCGCGTTCGACTTGATGTATCTGAATGGGCAACCGTTGCTAGATCGGCCCTttcgagaaagaagagaactTCTACGATCACTCTTCACAGAAATACCGCATCACTTTACTTGGGTACAAAGTCTTGATGCTACGTCTGCGGACTCCGAATCTGTTTTGGAGTTTTTCAAGGCTGCCACGGATATTAAATGCGAGGGTATCATGGTAAAGATCTTGGATAATTTGCCTACAGTGCCATGcacagaagaggcagatggCGATGGGTTGGACGGGACCAACAAATTACTAACAccaaagtccaagtccaaagGAAAAGCAAAATCGAGAGGAAAGAAGGATGAAAATGGAGAGACCAAAGCGAAAACGAGACGCAAACCTTTACTGGCTACCTACGAGCCAGACAAACGACTTGACTCCTGGCTCAAAGTCAAGAAAGACTATAACGCAAGTTTTGATACTCTCGATCTTATTCCGGTCGCCGGGTGGCATGGGCAAGGACGCAAGGCGAAATGGTGGTCACCCATTCTCATGGCGTGCCGTAACGAGGAGACAGGGTCCCTGGAGGCAGTATGCAAATGCATGTCTGGATTCACAGATGCATTCTATAAGGCCAATCGGCAATTTTATGACGATGGCGAAGAGAGCGGTGAACTCAAGAACACCAGAACTAAACAGCCCGCCTTCGTCGAATATTCAGGTCCAAGACCAGATATCTGGTTCGAACCACAAGAAGTGTGGGAAATGGCATTTGCAGATATAACATTGAGCCCGACTTATACTGCAGCGATTGGTCTCGTGAGTGATGAGAGGGGACTAAGTTTGAGATTTCCAAGATTCATGAAGAAACGGGAGGACAAGAGTCTTGAAGAGGCGAGCACCAACGATTTCTTGGCTGGTCTTTGGCGAaaacaagaagccaaagcgGAAACCACAAAGAGCGAGACAGGGGTAGAAGCAGAAGAGGCGGAAGAAGTCGATGATTGA